One region of Salvia miltiorrhiza cultivar Shanhuang (shh) chromosome 3, IMPLAD_Smil_shh, whole genome shotgun sequence genomic DNA includes:
- the LOC131016849 gene encoding putative late blight resistance protein homolog R1A-10 has product MAYAALLSLARTTREIILDQDRYSISRNKKQQIRSIYEPFIFLQEFLEDFPEKANILDGQIRDLAYEAEHIIESFILVEAPSHWWNVLAAKSKLKWQIRKIRKETKSITREVMIIKNNSAVAVQLGASSSAAAGSPSRSAPIIKIGYMVGLHEDLLTIKSRLCGESPNLEVIPIVGMGGIGKTTLAKCVYDDPLTVQRFDIRVWVTVSQDYNADVVLSALLASMEEFDKDRSKESNQLAGEKVFKILKGRRYLLVMDDIWSTDAWDDVRLILPEDGNGSRIILTTRETDMAAYACRLSCPHKMRFMDEAQSWKLLQHKVFAHQDCPPELENIGKEIARSCKGLPLAIVVVAGLLSAVSTNVASWSEIARNVNSVTIGGGQFENILSFSYTHLPHYLRPCFLYMGMFPEDCEVRVSKLTKLWVAEGFLRRLNISKTFEEEAEDFLEDLVKRNLVLVTKRKCDGRIKSCSLHDLMRDLCIRKAHEEKFLVNFRCWLSVKGRKNQRRVSFTPSGLPYLSELYGLTIHTILCFHGISVANMLEGFRLLRVLDAGDVYVRSLPDNLFDLFYLAYLAICYLGRIPTAISKLHNLETLSLRAKNDWMNFITSNSFYLPLEIWRMPRWRHLVFYGKLPNPEGITTSSIENLQTLSIVSHTMCSERILRRNLKKMK; this is encoded by the exons ATGGCTTATGCTGCTCTTCTTTCCCTCGCCCGAACCACTAGAGAAATAATCTTGGATCAAGATAGATATTCCATTTCTCGTAATAAAAAACAACAAATTCGATCTATCTATGAACCATTTATTTTCTTGCAAGAGTTTCTTGAAGATTTTCCCGAGAAAGCCAACATCTTGGATGGGCAAATCAGAGATTTAGCATATGAAGCAGAGCATATTATTGAGTCTTTCATATTGGTGGAAGCTCCGTCACATTGGTGGAATGTTTTAGCTGCCAAATCAAAGCTAAAATGGCAAATAAGAAAGATAAGAAAAGAAACAAAGTCAATCACAAGAGAGGTGATGATCATCAAGAATAACAGTGCAGTTGCAGTACAACTTGGTGCTTCTTCTTCCGCAGCAgcag GTTCACCATCCAGATCTGCTCCGATCATCAAGATTGGCTATATGGTTGGTTTACATGAAGATTTGCTAACAATAAAATCTCGACTCTGTGGAGAATCGCCAAATTTAGAAGTTATCCCAATCGTTGGGATGGGAGGTATAGGAAAAACTACTCTTGCAAAGTGTGTTTACGACGACCCACTAACAGTGCAGCGGTTCGATATTCGTGTTTGGGTCACAGTATCACAGGACTACAATGCAGATGTAGTTTTATCAGCCCTCCTAGCTTCCATGGAAGAGTTTGATAAAGATAGATCCAAGGAGAGCAATCAATTGGCTGGGGAAAAAGTGTTCAAGATCTTGAAAGGCAGGAGATATCTCCTTGTAATGGATGATATTTGGAGCACAGATGCTTGGGATGATGTAAGACTTATACTTCCCGAAGATGGGAATGGAAGCCGAATCATATTAACGACAAGAGAAACTGATATGGCTGCTTATGCCTGTCGTTTGAGCTGTCCCCACAAGATGCGTTTCATGGATGAGGCTCAGAGTTGGAAGCTACTTCAGCATAAGGTGTTTGCACATCAAGATTGCCCTCCGGAGTTGGAGAACATTGGAAAGGAGATCGCGAGAAGCTGCAAAGGGCTGCCACTCGCAATCGTGGTGGTTGCAGGGCTCCTATCAGCGGTTAGCACCAATGTAGCTTCATGGAGCGAAATTGCACGAAATGTAAATTCAGTTACTATAGGAGGAGgacaatttgaaaatatattgtcTTTCAGTTACACTCACTTGCCTCATTATCTGAGGCCATGTTTCTTGTACATGGGAATGTTTCCGGAGGATTGTGAGGTCCGTGTCTCAAAACTCACCAAATTATGGGTAGCTGAGGGATTCTTGAGACGTCTGAACATATCTAAAACCTTCGAAGAAGAGGCTGAAGATTTTTTGGAGGATCTTGTCAAGAGAAATCTTGTTTTGGTTACCAAGAGAAAGTGCGATGGCAGGATCAAAAGTTGTAGCCTCCATGATCTTATGCGAGATTTGTGCATAAGAAAAGCGCATGAAGAGAAGTTTCTTGTGAACTTCAGGTGCTGGCTTTCAGTAAAGGGCAGAAAAAATCAGCGTCGTGTAAGTTTTACTCCTTCGGGTTTACCATACCTCTCAGAACTTTATGGCTTAACCATCCATACGATTTTGTGCTTCCATGGCATCTCTGTAGCAAACATGTTGGAAGGTTTTAGATTGCTAAGGGTATTGGATGCAGGAGATGTTTATGTGAGATCACTACCAGATAACCTATTTGACCTATTTTATCTAGCATACCTTGCTATCTGCTATCTTGGAAGGATACCTACAGCCATTTCAAAGCTTCATAATCTTGAAACTTTAAGCCTTCGCGCAAAGAATGATTGGATGAACTTTATTACATCGAATTCATTCTATTTGCCTCTGGAGATTTGGAGGATGCCAAGATGGAGACATCTTGTCTTCTATGGCAAGTTACCAAATCCAGAAGGAATAACAACTTCTAGTATAGAAAACCTCCAAACACTCTCTATAGTGTCACATACCATGTGTAGTGAAAGGATCTTGAGAAGAAATCTAAAGAAAATGAAGTAG